The proteins below are encoded in one region of Bacteroides uniformis:
- a CDS encoding ADP-ribosylglycohydrolase family protein: MKTIGKKLVIVLILFLAGGTMTSCHQQSSSVTNTMSTSQLLDKIKGGWAGQTIGVSFGSHTEFRYQGTFIQDYQSIPWHEGYVQELMDSWPDLYDDIYMDLTFVDVLERVGLDAPVDSFAIAFATADYNLWHANQAARYNILHGVKESGHWLFNPHADDIDYQIEADFAGLMNPGMPNSASEISDKIGHIMCYGDGWYGGVYVGAMYSLAFISNDIQYIVEEALKTIPIESTFYQCISDVIKWHKQYPDDWKQTWFELQKHYSEEVGCPDGVFVPLDIDAKINAAYIVLGLLYGNGDFTKTMEISTRAGQDSDCNPSSAGGILGVMLGYSQIPEYWMQGLRGAEAKKFKYTSLSLDDLYAISYRHALLMIEKNGGTVFDNQVMLPIQKPTAVRLEQCFEGVYPLVKKGLNCTDIDTLSFDIDGVGFVIRGEAIRRDYSQPDDIIKAKLYIDNHFVEEAEFPTSFRYRRLDLFWNYQLPNGKHNIKVVVDKQNVNALLRSWEYIVYSDKKQQSSY, translated from the coding sequence ATGAAAACAATCGGAAAAAAATTAGTTATTGTATTAATCTTGTTTTTGGCTGGAGGAACAATGACTTCTTGCCACCAACAATCTTCGTCAGTTACAAATACCATGTCTACAAGCCAACTTTTGGATAAAATAAAAGGAGGATGGGCAGGACAAACCATTGGAGTTAGTTTTGGCAGTCATACGGAGTTCAGATATCAGGGAACATTTATACAAGATTATCAGTCTATCCCATGGCATGAAGGCTATGTACAAGAGTTAATGGATTCTTGGCCCGATTTGTATGATGATATTTATATGGATTTGACATTTGTAGATGTATTGGAAAGAGTTGGACTAGACGCTCCTGTTGATTCTTTTGCCATTGCATTTGCGACGGCAGACTATAATTTGTGGCATGCTAATCAGGCTGCTAGATACAATATTTTACATGGGGTAAAGGAGTCTGGGCATTGGTTGTTTAATCCCCATGCGGATGATATAGATTATCAGATTGAAGCTGATTTTGCTGGCTTGATGAATCCAGGTATGCCAAATTCTGCTTCTGAGATTAGCGATAAGATTGGACATATTATGTGTTATGGTGATGGTTGGTATGGTGGAGTATATGTGGGTGCGATGTATAGTTTGGCTTTTATATCAAATGATATTCAGTATATTGTGGAGGAAGCTTTGAAAACCATACCTATTGAAAGTACATTCTATCAATGTATTTCGGATGTAATAAAATGGCATAAACAATACCCGGATGATTGGAAACAGACATGGTTTGAATTGCAGAAACATTATTCGGAAGAAGTTGGATGTCCTGATGGAGTTTTTGTACCATTAGATATTGATGCAAAGATAAATGCAGCTTATATTGTTCTTGGTTTGTTGTATGGTAATGGAGATTTTACTAAAACAATGGAAATATCTACACGTGCTGGGCAAGATTCTGATTGTAATCCTTCTTCTGCCGGTGGTATTTTAGGTGTGATGCTGGGCTATAGTCAGATTCCGGAATATTGGATGCAAGGTTTGAGAGGAGCAGAAGCCAAGAAATTTAAATATACTTCATTGAGTTTAGATGATTTATATGCTATTAGTTATAGACATGCTCTTCTAATGATAGAGAAAAATGGAGGGACGGTGTTTGACAATCAGGTAATGCTACCGATACAAAAGCCTACTGCTGTACGTTTAGAACAATGTTTTGAAGGAGTGTATCCGCTGGTTAAGAAAGGATTGAACTGTACAGATATTGATACTTTATCTTTTGACATAGATGGGGTTGGTTTTGTAATTAGGGGTGAGGCGATTCGTAGGGACTATAGTCAACCGGATGATATTATAAAAGCAAAACTTTATATTGATAATCATTTTGTAGAGGAAGCTGAGTTTCCAACAAGTTTCCGTTATCGTCGTTTAGATCTTTTCTGGAATTATCAATTGCCCAATGGAAAACATAATATCAAGGTAGTGGTTGATAAACAGAATGTTAATGCATTATTGCGTTCATGGGAATATATTGTGTATTCTGATAAGAAACAACAAAGTTCCTATTAG
- the rbsK gene encoding ribokinase: MVIYISNDEMEKCKKIVVVGSTNVDLIARVSHLPEPGETIGDAEYCLSYGGKGANQAIAAARSGGHVSFISCLGDDAYADTLITSFVDSGIDVDYIQKCVRHSTGIAFIFVAENGENCIAVAPGANNLLRGERMDTILPVIKEADALVLQLEIPYESVISLIEYAHTVDTKIILNPAPAKQIPSYILEKVDILILNETEAMLIAGQSLDFSEPIGIARSLLRRVGQVVILTLGEKGSVIVSDEMEKQIPSYVVNTVDTTGAGDTFCGAFVAQWVEGVDLQDCVQFATAAAALSVTRIGAQVSIPYQKEVIEFMRNRIL; this comes from the coding sequence ATGGTAATTTATATATCTAATGATGAAATGGAAAAATGTAAGAAAATAGTTGTGGTCGGTAGCACGAATGTTGATTTGATTGCCCGCGTCAGTCACCTGCCTGAACCGGGTGAGACAATAGGAGATGCAGAATATTGCCTTTCATATGGAGGCAAAGGAGCTAACCAGGCAATTGCTGCTGCCCGGTCAGGAGGACATGTCTCATTTATTTCTTGTCTGGGAGATGATGCCTATGCAGATACACTTATAACCTCTTTTGTAGATAGTGGAATTGATGTGGATTATATTCAGAAGTGTGTGAGACACTCTACTGGGATTGCTTTTATTTTTGTTGCGGAAAATGGAGAGAATTGCATTGCTGTGGCTCCAGGGGCAAATAATTTATTGCGAGGAGAAAGAATGGATACTATTCTTCCAGTTATAAAAGAAGCGGATGCATTGGTGCTGCAGCTGGAGATTCCTTATGAATCGGTGATTTCGTTGATTGAGTATGCTCATACTGTTGACACTAAAATCATTTTGAACCCAGCTCCGGCCAAGCAGATACCTTCTTATATCCTGGAGAAAGTGGATATTCTTATTCTGAACGAGACTGAGGCTATGCTTATAGCAGGACAGTCATTGGACTTTTCGGAACCGATAGGTATTGCTCGAAGTCTATTGAGAAGAGTAGGACAAGTCGTAATTCTGACATTGGGAGAAAAGGGGTCGGTTATTGTTTCGGATGAGATGGAGAAACAGATTCCTTCATATGTAGTGAATACAGTAGATACGACAGGAGCTGGTGACACGTTCTGTGGTGCTTTTGTAGCTCAGTGGGTGGAAGGAGTAGATTTACAGGATTGTGTACAGTTTGCAACAGCAGCTGCTGCTTTGTCTGTCACAAGAATTGGAGCGCAAGTTTCGATTCCTTATCAAAAAGAAGTAATTGAATTTATGCGCAATAGAATACTATAG
- a CDS encoding GH92 family glycosyl hydrolase, whose translation MKKVILLFLLYFSSSLWGQSRDVTEYVDSMIGNSDSRWMQFPGPAMPFGMVKLSPDNQGNVWRGGYEYKINQIIGFSHIHSWTMGGLLTMPVTGPLKIKPGEENEPDSGYRSRINHKNEKASLSYYSVLLDDYNIKAELTSTTRTGFQRYTFPKSDSSRILFDLENGSEYPYEVRWASISKVSDYEIEGFSTQSSYDEPTNLLNDYTVYFVARVDKPMKSFGTWVNGYVDTTSSICWGRHDIGAFMNFNTEEGEIIQLKTAISYVSIEQARKNLEVESGGFGWNFDAVRKYAVNEWRKILSTIEIEGGTEEDKRKFYTNLYRSYCSRTIFSDVDGQYVDMYERTQQLKDPASPIYGCDAFWNTFWNLNQLWALATPDIMNKWVESLLEYYRVGGWLPNGPPGVEYCDIMGAQHEIPLMVSAYQKGIRNYDVDKAYEAVKKTLTTQGTALSSGGIVGNRHLDVYLKYGFVPYGEKSHHNVFGTTYEGPTSNTLEYAFDDWNAAQFAKALGYEEDYDYFTRRAYNYKNVFDSETKYVRPKYSDGTWMPDFEPINKDEHSTSWSWLGSGFVEGNSWQYTWMVPHDMNELVKMIGREEFNRRLNEGFEISSEYSFSPPGDRFSAAYVNHGNQPCMQAAFLFNYSGKPWLTQYWAREMMNKYYGSTPIHGWPGDEDQGQGGAWFVMAAMGLFEVNGGGCVEPFYEISSPLFEKVTIHLDEKYYKGGKFVIEAKNVSNENRYIQSAKLNGKKLSKPWFYHSELVNGGELELIMGKKPNYKWGSRPQDAPPSMSSNTQ comes from the coding sequence ATGAAAAAGGTGATATTATTGTTCTTGTTATACTTTAGCTCTTCTCTTTGGGGACAGTCAAGGGATGTCACAGAGTACGTTGATTCTATGATTGGAAATTCTGATTCGAGATGGATGCAATTTCCCGGACCAGCTATGCCATTCGGAATGGTAAAGCTTAGTCCGGACAATCAGGGGAATGTATGGAGAGGTGGTTATGAGTATAAAATTAATCAGATCATAGGTTTTAGTCATATACATAGTTGGACGATGGGGGGCTTACTGACCATGCCTGTTACCGGACCTCTGAAAATTAAGCCGGGAGAAGAAAACGAACCTGATAGCGGCTACCGCTCCCGTATTAATCATAAAAATGAGAAAGCTTCTTTATCATATTATTCAGTCCTTTTGGATGATTATAATATAAAAGCGGAACTAACTTCTACAACACGTACGGGGTTTCAAAGGTATACATTTCCAAAATCGGATAGTTCCCGTATTTTATTTGATTTGGAGAATGGTTCGGAATATCCATATGAAGTTAGATGGGCTTCTATATCCAAAGTCAGTGATTATGAAATAGAAGGTTTCTCTACCCAATCGTCGTATGATGAGCCAACCAATCTGCTGAATGATTATACAGTATATTTTGTTGCTCGTGTCGATAAACCGATGAAATCTTTTGGAACATGGGTCAATGGGTATGTGGATACTACTTCAAGCATTTGTTGGGGAAGACATGATATCGGTGCTTTTATGAATTTTAATACGGAGGAGGGTGAGATTATCCAGCTTAAGACTGCTATATCGTATGTGAGTATTGAACAAGCACGAAAGAATTTGGAAGTGGAGTCTGGAGGCTTTGGCTGGAACTTTGATGCAGTCCGTAAATATGCCGTTAATGAATGGAGAAAAATCTTAAGCACCATTGAAATTGAAGGAGGAACTGAGGAAGATAAACGAAAGTTCTATACGAATTTATATCGTTCTTATTGTTCAAGGACTATTTTCAGTGATGTGGACGGTCAATATGTTGATATGTATGAGCGAACACAACAATTGAAAGATCCTGCTTCGCCTATTTATGGCTGTGATGCTTTTTGGAATACTTTTTGGAATCTCAATCAATTGTGGGCACTTGCTACTCCAGACATTATGAATAAGTGGGTAGAGTCATTATTGGAGTATTACAGAGTGGGTGGATGGTTACCCAATGGACCTCCGGGAGTGGAGTATTGTGATATTATGGGAGCTCAGCATGAGATACCTCTTATGGTGAGTGCATATCAGAAAGGTATTCGTAATTATGATGTAGATAAAGCGTATGAAGCTGTTAAAAAGACCTTGACAACACAGGGAACAGCACTTTCTTCTGGTGGTATTGTAGGCAATAGGCATTTGGATGTTTACTTGAAGTATGGATTTGTGCCTTATGGTGAGAAATCTCATCATAATGTCTTTGGAACTACCTATGAGGGGCCAACTTCTAATACATTGGAGTACGCTTTTGATGATTGGAATGCGGCACAATTTGCCAAGGCTCTTGGCTATGAAGAGGATTATGATTATTTTACAAGACGTGCTTATAATTATAAAAATGTTTTCGATTCGGAAACGAAATATGTCCGGCCGAAATATAGTGATGGAACGTGGATGCCGGATTTTGAACCTATTAATAAAGATGAGCATTCTACCAGTTGGTCGTGGCTGGGCTCTGGATTTGTAGAAGGTAACTCGTGGCAATATACGTGGATGGTACCTCATGATATGAATGAGTTGGTTAAGATGATTGGTAGGGAAGAATTTAACCGTCGGTTAAATGAAGGATTTGAAATTTCTTCTGAATACAGTTTCTCTCCTCCGGGTGATAGGTTCAGTGCGGCTTATGTGAATCACGGTAATCAACCGTGTATGCAGGCGGCTTTTCTGTTTAATTATTCTGGAAAGCCTTGGTTAACGCAGTACTGGGCACGAGAAATGATGAATAAATATTATGGCTCGACCCCTATTCATGGTTGGCCGGGTGATGAAGACCAGGGACAAGGTGGAGCTTGGTTTGTAATGGCTGCAATGGGGCTGTTTGAAGTGAATGGAGGAGGCTGTGTGGAGCCTTTTTATGAGATTAGTTCGCCATTATTTGAGAAGGTAACCATTCATTTGGATGAAAAATACTATAAAGGTGGTAAGTTTGTAATTGAAGCAAAAAATGTGTCCAATGAGAATCGGTATATACAATCTGCCAAATTGAACGGGAAGAAACTTTCTAAACCTTGGTTCTATCACTCTGAACTGGTAAATGGGGGGGAACTGGAGTTGATAATGGGGAAAAAGCCTAATTATAAATGGGGAAGTAGGCCGCAAGATGCTCCACCTTCCATGTCTTCCAATACCCAGTAA
- a CDS encoding SusC/RagA family TonB-linked outer membrane protein — translation MKNKSVRTEIQKSFLWNFKLYAFIGCLAFPLNVLGESVSFDTDNVAFMSPSQRIKVTGIVKDEAGITLPGVNVVVKGTIIGTITDANGQFTLEAPSDGVLLFTYVGFGNLELPVNGKENLEIIMKEGDTQLEEVVVVGYGTQKKVSVVGSISNIAPKAIKQTATTSLPNALSGRMPGIITRQTSGEPGFDAASIYIRGIATWGEKAPLVLVDGIERSISSVNPDEVESLSVLKDASATAVYGVKGANGVILINTKRGKQGKPQVSFRTESAILSSLAERNYIDGYEYASLMNEGLANVGKAPRWSNEELEKFRTGSDPYLYPNVDWIDKVLNKNSYQTINNLSVTGGNEIVRYYVNLGYSMQTGIYKTDKSNPHNTNAKVSRYNYRSNVDINLTRDLVVELGVGGIIDDRNYPGAGAAGIFNGLRDTGPIAFPVTNPDGSISGLPTYIGSNPWGQSTQTGYSDEHLTTIQSTAGLTWDLSRLVTKGLSVKGHFSFDFYHANKALRYKEFGIKQYIGKNEQTGEDQYITHRDDKAMGYSIEQNSNRAIYMDFSVNYQRTFDKHSVAGMLLLNRRQYDNLSAGTSIMNLPYRSQGLAMRATYDYAQRYFIEFNAGYNGSENFPKGKRMGFFPAISLGWLVSGESFWKDNLVSNLKLRFSHGEVGNDQIGGDRFLYLTKMDQNWEQVYYFGQDQIRWPGIIESKIGYNNVTWETAVKTNLGLDLGLWKDRFSLQMDFFYEKRKGILMQRQSVPTGAGFLAASVLWGNLGKAENKGFDALLEFKDRTSSGLFYSLRGNVTFARSKVLENDKADPLYSNLSEIGHPIGQPFGLVAAGFFESEEDIDNWYDQSLLGGRPIPGDVKYKDINGDNIIDSNDQCAIGYTREPELVFGFGGTIEYKGFDLSAYFTGAARTSTFFEDRTFWPFASGMGFFNVFKEIYDNRWTPETAGAAKYPVVTDGFNVQSMRRSTVWQKDASYLRLKNLEVGYTLPKKVVSKLKINNLRVFVNGTNLYTWDKINHTIDPESDNWYPIQRAVNFGLAVDF, via the coding sequence ATGAAAAACAAAAGCGTTCGAACAGAAATTCAAAAGAGTTTTCTTTGGAATTTTAAGTTGTATGCATTTATAGGGTGTTTGGCATTTCCCTTGAATGTATTAGGTGAATCTGTTTCCTTTGACACTGACAATGTTGCTTTTATGTCTCCTTCTCAAAGGATTAAAGTTACAGGTATCGTAAAGGATGAGGCTGGTATTACTCTTCCTGGTGTAAATGTTGTAGTAAAAGGAACAATTATCGGTACGATTACTGATGCTAATGGACAATTTACATTAGAAGCTCCTAGTGACGGTGTATTGTTGTTTACTTATGTTGGCTTTGGAAATCTTGAACTGCCAGTTAATGGAAAAGAGAATCTGGAAATCATAATGAAAGAGGGAGATACTCAATTGGAAGAAGTTGTGGTGGTAGGGTATGGTACTCAGAAAAAGGTCAGTGTAGTAGGATCTATATCCAACATTGCTCCTAAAGCTATTAAGCAAACTGCAACCACTTCACTACCAAATGCGCTTTCTGGTCGCATGCCAGGTATTATAACACGACAGACATCTGGTGAACCAGGATTTGATGCAGCGTCTATTTATATTCGTGGTATTGCAACTTGGGGAGAAAAGGCACCTTTGGTTTTAGTAGATGGTATTGAGCGGTCTATAAGTTCAGTAAATCCAGATGAAGTCGAAAGTTTGTCTGTACTTAAGGATGCTTCGGCAACTGCTGTTTATGGTGTGAAAGGTGCTAATGGCGTTATTCTGATTAATACAAAGAGAGGTAAGCAAGGTAAGCCTCAAGTCTCGTTCCGAACAGAATCTGCTATTCTTTCCAGCTTGGCCGAGCGTAATTATATTGACGGTTATGAATATGCCTCATTAATGAACGAGGGATTGGCTAATGTGGGCAAGGCTCCTCGTTGGTCTAATGAAGAGTTGGAGAAATTCCGTACAGGTTCAGATCCTTATTTATATCCGAATGTGGATTGGATAGATAAGGTTCTTAATAAAAATTCATATCAGACAATAAACAATTTGAGTGTAACTGGCGGTAATGAAATAGTACGGTATTACGTGAATTTGGGATATTCAATGCAGACAGGTATATATAAAACGGATAAAAGTAATCCTCATAATACGAATGCAAAAGTTTCCAGATATAATTATCGTTCTAACGTAGATATAAACTTGACTAGAGACTTGGTTGTAGAGCTGGGTGTTGGTGGTATTATTGATGACCGTAATTATCCGGGTGCTGGTGCAGCAGGTATCTTTAATGGTTTACGTGATACTGGACCTATTGCATTTCCTGTGACGAATCCGGATGGAAGTATCAGTGGTCTGCCTACGTATATCGGCTCTAATCCATGGGGACAATCTACGCAAACGGGTTACTCTGATGAGCATTTGACTACTATACAATCTACAGCAGGTTTAACCTGGGACTTATCTCGTTTAGTAACAAAAGGACTATCGGTGAAGGGGCATTTCTCTTTTGACTTTTATCACGCAAACAAAGCATTGAGATATAAGGAATTTGGTATAAAGCAATATATTGGCAAGAATGAACAAACTGGAGAAGATCAATATATTACACACCGGGACGATAAGGCAATGGGGTATAGTATCGAACAAAATTCAAATCGTGCTATCTATATGGATTTTTCGGTAAATTATCAACGCACATTCGATAAACATTCTGTTGCAGGTATGTTACTTTTAAATCGTCGACAATATGATAATTTGTCTGCTGGGACTTCTATTATGAATTTACCTTATCGAAGTCAAGGTTTGGCGATGCGCGCGACTTATGACTATGCACAGCGATACTTTATAGAATTTAATGCGGGCTATAATGGATCAGAGAACTTTCCGAAAGGAAAGCGAATGGGCTTCTTCCCTGCTATATCTTTAGGATGGTTAGTTTCTGGAGAATCTTTTTGGAAAGATAATTTAGTAAGCAATTTGAAATTAAGATTTTCACATGGAGAAGTTGGTAATGACCAAATTGGTGGTGATCGTTTTTTGTATTTGACAAAGATGGATCAGAATTGGGAACAAGTGTACTATTTTGGACAAGATCAAATTAGATGGCCCGGTATTATTGAATCTAAGATTGGCTACAACAATGTTACTTGGGAAACTGCGGTTAAAACGAATTTAGGACTTGATTTAGGTTTGTGGAAAGACCGTTTTAGTTTACAGATGGATTTTTTCTATGAAAAAAGAAAGGGTATTTTAATGCAACGCCAATCTGTACCAACGGGAGCAGGTTTCTTGGCTGCAAGTGTTTTATGGGGTAATTTGGGAAAAGCAGAAAATAAAGGCTTTGATGCATTGTTGGAATTTAAAGATCGTACTTCTTCCGGATTGTTCTATTCATTACGCGGGAATGTAACATTTGCTCGTAGTAAAGTACTTGAAAATGATAAAGCCGATCCACTCTATTCAAATTTGTCCGAGATAGGACATCCTATCGGTCAACCGTTCGGTTTGGTAGCTGCTGGATTTTTTGAATCAGAAGAAGATATTGACAATTGGTATGACCAGTCTTTATTGGGTGGACGTCCAATACCGGGAGATGTGAAATATAAGGATATCAATGGAGATAATATTATTGATTCAAATGACCAATGCGCAATAGGTTATACTCGTGAACCAGAATTGGTTTTTGGATTTGGTGGTACGATTGAATATAAGGGATTTGATTTGAGTGCCTATTTTACAGGTGCTGCTCGTACGAGTACTTTCTTCGAAGATCGTACTTTCTGGCCATTTGCTAGTGGTATGGGCTTTTTCAATGTATTCAAGGAAATTTATGACAATCGTTGGACACCTGAAACTGCTGGTGCAGCAAAATATCCGGTGGTTACGGATGGCTTTAATGTACAAAGTATGCGGCGGTCGACGGTTTGGCAGAAAGATGCTAGTTATTTGCGTTTGAAGAATCTGGAAGTTGGCTATACTTTGCCAAAGAAAGTTGTAAGTAAATTGAAGATCAATAATCTCAGAGTGTTTGTAAACGGAACTAACCTTTATACATGGGATAAGATTAATCACACAATTGATCCGGAATCTGATAATTGGTATCCTATTCAACGGGCTGTGAATTTTGGACTTGCAGTGGATTTTTAA
- a CDS encoding glycoside hydrolase family 172 protein — MKKINLIMLFFLSMFATLDGHTQVRGGELGGLTTIQEGVRNRRISSADKTGNNNDNVGPIKPGEKWSVDIPGTGIINHIWFTIAPMHIMRNDLIFRIYWDGRSTPSVESPIAAFFGNGWDEHYEYATLPLAVGPTNGTGLVSYFQMPFANGARLEIENQSDINIDCIYFYVDYVEMRKLPVGSGRFHAWYNHELTEALPEGETEWGLVGPMGNNVDGANNYLFADIKGKGHFVGINYYVHSPSTMWYGEGDDMIFIDGEEKASLLGTGTEDFFNTSWCPKTLFNHPYYGYARVNNDNGWLGRTHVYRFFVADPIYFEKSLRGTIEHGHNNNLTLDISSVVYWYQSEAGVLPPAPTKEDRRPKAFIRDQDIHRWRHEWRKNLGNGAKLWGNETQVGG, encoded by the coding sequence ATGAAAAAAATAAATTTGATTATGTTGTTCTTTTTGAGTATGTTCGCAACTTTAGATGGTCATACTCAAGTGAGGGGTGGAGAACTAGGAGGGTTGACTACTATTCAAGAAGGTGTCCGTAACCGTAGAATAAGTAGTGCCGATAAAACGGGGAATAATAATGATAATGTAGGTCCTATAAAACCAGGAGAGAAATGGAGTGTTGATATTCCGGGTACTGGTATTATTAACCATATTTGGTTTACTATTGCCCCGATGCATATTATGAGAAATGATCTCATATTCAGGATATATTGGGATGGACGGTCTACTCCTTCAGTAGAGTCTCCGATTGCTGCTTTTTTTGGAAATGGATGGGACGAGCATTATGAATATGCTACACTCCCATTGGCAGTTGGTCCTACAAATGGGACTGGTTTGGTTTCTTATTTCCAGATGCCTTTTGCCAATGGTGCCCGTTTAGAGATAGAGAATCAAAGCGATATAAATATTGATTGCATCTATTTTTATGTAGATTATGTAGAAATGAGAAAATTGCCGGTGGGTTCAGGACGTTTCCATGCATGGTATAATCATGAATTGACGGAAGCTTTACCAGAAGGTGAAACCGAATGGGGATTGGTAGGACCAATGGGTAATAATGTGGACGGTGCTAATAACTATCTGTTTGCTGATATAAAGGGTAAAGGACATTTTGTAGGGATAAATTATTATGTCCATTCTCCTTCAACAATGTGGTATGGAGAAGGAGATGATATGATATTCATTGATGGTGAAGAAAAGGCATCTTTGTTAGGTACGGGCACTGAAGACTTTTTTAATACTTCGTGGTGTCCGAAGACCTTGTTCAATCATCCTTATTATGGTTATGCAAGGGTTAATAATGACAATGGTTGGTTGGGAAGAACGCATGTGTATCGTTTCTTTGTGGCAGATCCGATTTATTTTGAGAAATCGTTAAGAGGGACAATAGAACATGGGCATAATAATAATTTGACACTGGATATTAGTAGTGTGGTATACTGGTATCAATCAGAAGCTGGAGTTCTACCTCCTGCTCCGACCAAAGAAGATAGAAGGCCTAAAGCTTTTATTCGTGATCAGGATATACATAGATGGAGGCATGAGTGGCGAAAGAATTTGGGTAATGGTGCCAAACTGTGGGGAAATGAAACTCAAGTTGGGGGATAA
- a CDS encoding RagB/SusD family nutrient uptake outer membrane protein produces the protein MKRINIVCITLLMILLGVNTSCADYLDKAPDEDLTLDDVFTRENYAEQFLSSIYWNMPWELNFTNDWGHNPFVGAADELDYPYTNCFAYFMNNGSWTPDNVLKDISNMAYQGIRKTNIFLENVAKVPMDESKRAGWIGEATFLRAFFHFQLLRIYGPIHITEKVFDPNEDFSELCKRMPLDQCVDFITNECDKAGGMLKMKEGADRYGRVTKAAAMALKARALLYRASPLWNGNPDYANFTDKEGNHLFPLSYEAERWKIAAEYTKTCIDEMEKAGYGLYYAPSGDPMENYRYLFVENWNKEIIFAKNVAIYDQMERAAAPLSLGGWSGLCPTQELVDAYEMADGTTPILGYNADGSPIINSESGYSESGYSEEGFTEEADAEGYYPENTFNMFVDREPRFYATVTYSGAYWRGRQIDFRMGAPDGRTGGPDYTTTGYLMRKFLDEDGVDILRGVFVNKTWNYFRLGELYLNYAEALNEASGPVDDVYKYVNLIRKRSGLPGLKAGLSQDEMRQKIRRERQVELALETHRYFDCNRWKISDQVKAVHGMDIGARDNSFFKRTLVEERVFEAPKHYLWPFHQDEVNKNPDIFVQNPGWGGIN, from the coding sequence ATGAAACGTATTAATATAGTTTGCATCACTTTGTTGATGATATTATTGGGAGTAAATACTTCATGTGCTGATTACTTAGATAAAGCACCTGATGAAGATTTGACCCTTGATGATGTGTTTACACGAGAGAATTATGCAGAGCAATTCTTATCATCCATTTATTGGAATATGCCCTGGGAATTGAATTTCACGAATGATTGGGGGCACAATCCATTCGTTGGTGCGGCAGATGAGCTGGATTATCCTTATACAAATTGTTTTGCCTACTTCATGAATAATGGGTCCTGGACACCTGATAATGTTTTAAAAGATATTTCCAATATGGCATACCAGGGTATTAGAAAAACGAATATCTTTCTTGAAAATGTAGCTAAGGTTCCTATGGATGAGTCAAAGCGTGCCGGTTGGATTGGAGAGGCTACTTTCTTACGTGCATTTTTTCATTTCCAATTATTGCGTATTTATGGGCCGATACACATTACAGAGAAAGTATTTGATCCCAATGAAGATTTTTCAGAATTGTGTAAACGAATGCCGTTAGATCAGTGTGTAGATTTTATTACTAACGAGTGTGATAAGGCTGGAGGTATGCTGAAAATGAAAGAAGGAGCAGACAGATATGGTCGTGTGACAAAAGCTGCTGCTATGGCATTAAAGGCGAGGGCTTTACTTTATAGGGCTAGCCCCTTGTGGAATGGTAATCCTGATTATGCAAACTTTACAGATAAAGAAGGAAATCACTTGTTCCCCCTCTCTTATGAAGCGGAACGTTGGAAGATTGCTGCCGAATATACCAAAACATGTATAGATGAAATGGAAAAGGCAGGTTATGGGTTGTATTATGCACCGTCAGGTGACCCAATGGAGAATTACCGTTACTTGTTTGTAGAGAACTGGAATAAGGAGATTATTTTTGCAAAGAATGTGGCGATTTATGACCAGATGGAACGTGCTGCCGCTCCGCTCAGTTTAGGCGGTTGGTCAGGCTTATGTCCTACTCAGGAGCTTGTTGATGCATATGAAATGGCAGATGGTACAACTCCTATTTTAGGATATAATGCTGATGGTAGTCCAATAATTAATTCTGAATCAGGATATTCTGAATCAGGATATTCTGAAGAAGGGTTTACGGAAGAGGCAGATGCAGAGGGGTATTATCCGGAAAATACTTTTAATATGTTTGTAGACAGAGAACCGAGATTCTATGCAACAGTTACTTATAGCGGTGCTTACTGGAGAGGACGTCAGATTGATTTCCGTATGGGAGCTCCTGATGGACGTACTGGTGGACCTGACTATACAACTACTGGTTATCTGATGCGTAAGTTTTTGGATGAGGATGGTGTAGATATTTTAAGAGGAGTTTTTGTAAATAAGACATGGAATTATTTCCGTTTGGGGGAACTTTACCTCAATTATGCAGAAGCATTGAATGAGGCTTCTGGTCCGGTGGATGATGTCTATAAATATGTAAATTTGATTCGTAAACGTTCGGGATTGCCAGGGTTGAAGGCAGGTTTGTCTCAAGATGAAATGAGACAAAAAATTAGACGCGAACGTCAAGTGGAATTAGCTTTGGAGACTCATCGGTATTTCGATTGTAATCGTTGGAAGATAAGCGATCAGGTAAAAGCGGTCCATGGTATGGATATTGGTGCCCGTGATAATAGTTTCTTTAAACGTACTTTGGTTGAGGAAAGAGTATTTGAGGCACCTAAGCACTATTTGTGGCCGTTCCATCAAGATGAAGTTAATAAGAATCCTGATATTTTTGTACAGAATCCGGGATGGGGTGGAATTAATTGA